The following proteins come from a genomic window of Candidatus Bathyarchaeota archaeon:
- a CDS encoding YHS domain-containing protein: MPRDPVCGAVLNEKTAKFKIKHEGENYYFCSVKCKKRFKRNRRKFTK; the protein is encoded by the coding sequence ATGCCTAGAGATCCTGTTTGCGGCGCGGTTCTGAACGAAAAAACTGCTAAATTTAAGATCAAGCATGAAGGAGAAAATTACTATTTCTGTAGTGTGAAATGCAAGAAGAGATTCAAAAGGAATCGAAGGAAGTTTACGAAGTAG